A single genomic interval of Lathyrus oleraceus cultivar Zhongwan6 chromosome 7, CAAS_Psat_ZW6_1.0, whole genome shotgun sequence harbors:
- the LOC127107219 gene encoding probable protein phosphatase 2C 60 isoform X1: MGIYLSAPKTEKASEDGENGMLRFGLSSMQGWRASMEDAHAAHPYLDESTSYFGVYDGHGGKAVSKFCAKFLHQQVLRHEAYLAGDIATSLQKSFLRMDEMMRGQRGWRELAVLGDKMEKLSGMLEGFIWSPRSSEANDRVDEWAIEEGPHSDFSGPNSGSTACVAVIRGKKLFVANAGDSRCVLSRKGQAHNLSKDHKPDLELEKDRILKAGGFIQVGRVNGSLNLARAIGDMEFKQNKYLPAEKQVVTADPDVTSVELCDDDEFLVIACDGIWDCMSSQQLVDYIHGQLKTTMQEDKLSAVCEKVFDRCLAPTAGGEGCDNMTMILIQLKNPSTSDASAIDQPQPSAQPTTSPPASDASAQPSEADRS; the protein is encoded by the exons ATGGGGATATACCTGAGCGCTCCAAAAACTGAGAAGGCCTCTGAAGATGGTGAGAATGGCATGCTTCGCTTCGGTTTGTCTTCGATGCAGGGCTGGCGTGCTTCTATGGAAGATGCT CATGCAGCTCATCCGTATTTGGACGAGTCTACGTCTTACTTTGGTGTTTATGATGGCCATGGAG GTAAAGCTGTTTCAAAATTCTGTGCCAAGTTTCTACACCAGCAGGTGCTTAGGCATGAAGCTTACTTAGCTGGAGATATAGCCACATCTTTACAGAAATCTTTCCTCAG AATGGATGAGATGATGCGCGGCCAAAGAGGGTGGAGAGAATTAGCAGTGTTGGGAGATAAAATGGAAAAGTTGTCTGGTATGCTAGAGGGGTTCATATGGTCTCCCAGGAGTAGTGAAGCCAATGACCGTGTCGATGAGTGGGCCATTGAGGAG GGACCCCATTCTGATTTCAGTGGGCCAAACTCTGGAAGCACAGCGTGTGTGGCTGTCATCCGAGGAAAGAAACTTTTTGTTGCAAATGCTGGTGATTCTAGATGTGTGTTATCAAGGAAAGGCCAG GCACACAACTTGTCTAAGGATCACAAGCCTGATCTTGAACTTGAGAAAGACAGGATTCTGAAAGCTGGTGGTTTCATCCAAGTTGGACGAGTCAATGGAAGTTTGAACTTGGCTAGAGCAATTG GTGATATGGAGTTCAAGCAGAACAAGTATTTGCCTGCTGAAAAGCAGGTTGTGACTGCTGATCCGGACGTAACTTCA GTTGAGCTTTGCGATGATGATGAATTTCTTGTGATAGCATGTGATGGGATATG GGATTGCATGTCCAGCCAACAACTTGTGGACTATATACATGGCCAGTTAAAGACA ACTATGCAGGAGGATAAACTTTCTGCGGTTTGTGAGAAAGTATTTGATAGGTGCTTGGCACCAACAGCTGGTGGTGAGGGATGCGATAACATGACCATGATCTTGATTCAGTTAAAAAATCCctccacttcagatgcttctgcAATAGACCAACCTCAGCCATCTGCTCAACCAACTACTAGTCCTCCAGCTTCAGATGCATCTGCTCAACCGTCCGAAGCCGACAGAAGTTAG
- the LOC127107219 gene encoding probable protein phosphatase 2C 60 isoform X2 has protein sequence MGIYLSAPKTEKASEDGENGMLRFGLSSMQGWRASMEDAHAAHPYLDESTSYFGVYDGHGGKAVSKFCAKFLHQQVLRHEAYLAGDIATSLQKSFLRMDEMMRGQRGWRELAVLGDKMEKLSGMLEGFIWSPRSSEANDRVDEWAIEEGPHSDFSGPNSGSTACVAVIRGKKLFVANAGDSRCVLSRKGQAHNLSKDHKPDLELEKDRILKAGGFIQVGRVNGSLNLARAIGDMEFKQNKYLPAEKQVVTADPDVTSVELCDDDEFLVIACDGIWDCMSSQQLVDYIHGQLKTEDKLSAVCEKVFDRCLAPTAGGEGCDNMTMILIQLKNPSTSDASAIDQPQPSAQPTTSPPASDASAQPSEADRS, from the exons ATGGGGATATACCTGAGCGCTCCAAAAACTGAGAAGGCCTCTGAAGATGGTGAGAATGGCATGCTTCGCTTCGGTTTGTCTTCGATGCAGGGCTGGCGTGCTTCTATGGAAGATGCT CATGCAGCTCATCCGTATTTGGACGAGTCTACGTCTTACTTTGGTGTTTATGATGGCCATGGAG GTAAAGCTGTTTCAAAATTCTGTGCCAAGTTTCTACACCAGCAGGTGCTTAGGCATGAAGCTTACTTAGCTGGAGATATAGCCACATCTTTACAGAAATCTTTCCTCAG AATGGATGAGATGATGCGCGGCCAAAGAGGGTGGAGAGAATTAGCAGTGTTGGGAGATAAAATGGAAAAGTTGTCTGGTATGCTAGAGGGGTTCATATGGTCTCCCAGGAGTAGTGAAGCCAATGACCGTGTCGATGAGTGGGCCATTGAGGAG GGACCCCATTCTGATTTCAGTGGGCCAAACTCTGGAAGCACAGCGTGTGTGGCTGTCATCCGAGGAAAGAAACTTTTTGTTGCAAATGCTGGTGATTCTAGATGTGTGTTATCAAGGAAAGGCCAG GCACACAACTTGTCTAAGGATCACAAGCCTGATCTTGAACTTGAGAAAGACAGGATTCTGAAAGCTGGTGGTTTCATCCAAGTTGGACGAGTCAATGGAAGTTTGAACTTGGCTAGAGCAATTG GTGATATGGAGTTCAAGCAGAACAAGTATTTGCCTGCTGAAAAGCAGGTTGTGACTGCTGATCCGGACGTAACTTCA GTTGAGCTTTGCGATGATGATGAATTTCTTGTGATAGCATGTGATGGGATATG GGATTGCATGTCCAGCCAACAACTTGTGGACTATATACATGGCCAGTTAAAGACA GAGGATAAACTTTCTGCGGTTTGTGAGAAAGTATTTGATAGGTGCTTGGCACCAACAGCTGGTGGTGAGGGATGCGATAACATGACCATGATCTTGATTCAGTTAAAAAATCCctccacttcagatgcttctgcAATAGACCAACCTCAGCCATCTGCTCAACCAACTACTAGTCCTCCAGCTTCAGATGCATCTGCTCAACCGTCCGAAGCCGACAGAAGTTAG